A single Harpia harpyja isolate bHarHar1 chromosome 6, bHarHar1 primary haplotype, whole genome shotgun sequence DNA region contains:
- the AMIGO2 gene encoding amphoterin-induced protein 2 — protein MSLNWRTIPTRLGVFHVNCKGLACLLVFTVSVCGSAPGMCPAACICASDIVTCTNKNLSRVPGNLYKCMKRLDLSYNRIGFLEPEWVPALFEKLNTLILNHNSISSIITGSFSTTPNLKYLDLSSNSLKTLGSPVFQELKTLEVLLLYNNQITQIESSAFGGLYKLQKLYLSYNLLSHFPLDLYSGKHKLTDLVLLDISFNHIQSVPIQRLSSVPAKHLSGIYLHGNPFHCDCMLYAMLIFWYQRHFSSVVDFKNEYTCLLRSDPRGYNKLPLLHDNFLNCSESTVNSSFQAFGFIHDAQVGDRLIVHCDSRISDAGTRFVWVSPDNRLLEPDRATDNFKVFHNGSLEITDAQLEDSGLYSCIAINKKRLLNETIEVRINVSNFTVNRSHAHEAFNTAFTTLAACVASIVLVLLYLYLTPCPCQCKAKRRKRKLNQSSAHSSILNSTPPQELPADEKKASTGKRVVFLEPVHEPKHSQNGKVKLFPNDNIIADSILKTTRTKSDSDSVNSVFSDTPFMPST, from the coding sequence ATGTCTTTAAACTGGCGGACAATTCCTACTCGACTTGGAGTTTTTCACGTGAACTGCAAAGGACTGGCATGCCTCTTGGTCTTCACCGTGAGCGTTTGTGGCAGTGCCCCGGGGATGTGTCCAGCAGCCTGCATCTGTGCCAGTGATATCGTAACCTGCACCAATAAGAACCTCTCTCGAGTGCCAGGAAATCTCTATAAATGTATGAAAAGGCTGGATCTGAGTTATAACAGAATTGGGTTTCTGGAGCCTGAATGGGTCCCTGCGCTGTTCGAGAAACTGAACACTTTAATACTCAATCATAATAGCATTAGCAGCATTATCACTGGAAGCTTTTCCACAACCCCGAATCTGAAGTACCTGGACTTGTCATCCAACAGCCTGAAGACGCTGGGCAGCCCTGTGTTTCAGGAGCTAAAGACACTGGAAGTTCTCCTGCTGTACAACAATCAGATAACGCAGATAGAGTCTTCAGCCTTCGGAGGACTGTACAAATTACAGAAACTGTACTTAAGCTATAATTTGCTCTCGCATTTCCCGCTGGACTTGTACAGTGGCAAACATAAACTGACAGACCTTGTGTTGCTGGACATTTCCTTTAATCACATCCAGTCGGTGCCTATTCAGCGCCTGAGTTCAGTGCCGGCCAAACACCTTAGTGGAATTTATCTTCATGGCAACCCGTTTCATTGCGACTGTATGCTGTACGCCATGCTAATCTTCTGGTATCAAAGGCACTTCAGCTCGGTGGTGGACTTCAAAAACGAGTACACCTGTTTGTTGCGATCGGACCCAAGAGGTTACAATAAACTGCCTTTACTGCACGACAACTTTCTGAATTGCTCCGAAAGCACCGTCAACAGCTCTTTCCAAGCCTTTGGGTTTATTCACGACGCCCAGGTTGGTGACAGGCTGATTGTACACTGTGACAGCAGAATCAGCGACGCGGGCACGCGCTTTGTTTGGGTTAGTCCGGACAACAGATTGTTGGAGCCAGACAGGGCGACTGACAACTTTAAAGTGTTTCATAACGGCAGCCTGGAGATAACAGATGCCCAGCTGGAGGACTCAGGGCTGTATTCCTGCATCGCAATAAATAAGAAAAGACTATTAAATGAAACCATAGAGGTTAGAATAAATGTTAGCAATTTCACAGTCAACAGGTCCCACGCTCATGAAGCATTTAATACAGCTTTTACCACCCTTGCTGCCTGTGTAGCCAGTATTGTTTTAGTACTGCTGTACCTCTACCTGACCCCCTGTCCGTGCCAATGTAAGGcgaaaaggaggaagaggaagctgaACCAAAGCAGTGCCCACTCATCCATACTGAATTCCACACCGCCGCAGGAGCTGCCAGCCGACGAGAAGAAGGCTAGCACTGGGAAACGGGTGGTTTTCCTGGAACCCGTGCACGAACCAAAACACAGTCAGAATGGGAAAGTAAAACTGTTTCCTAATGACAATATCATTGCTGACAGTATCTTGAAAACGACTCGAACAAAATCCGACTCCGATTCTGTCAACTCTGTGTTCTCAGATACGCCTTTCATGCCATCCACTTAG